Proteins encoded by one window of Arachis ipaensis cultivar K30076 chromosome B04, Araip1.1, whole genome shotgun sequence:
- the LOC107637284 gene encoding repetitive proline-rich cell wall protein 2, with amino-acid sequence MALKYTLAVLLLALFFAAVSIADEYPKPIHDKPPFQKPPYEKPPYHKPPFEKPPHDKPPFEKPPHEKPPYEKPPHEKPPHQEEQVEKVEVNGYYKPPQHHQPRPYKPPYGGGGHGGHHPPAENEQTDGYYKPHPHPPHHGHWPPTAN; translated from the coding sequence ATGGCTCTCAAATACACACTTGCAGTGTTGCTACTTGCATTGTTCTTTGCAGCAGTCTCCATTGCTGATGAATACCCTAAACCTATTCACGACAAGCCTCCATTCCAAAAGCCACCCTATGAGAAGCCTCCATACCATAAGCCACCATTCGAGAAACCACCACACGACAAGCCACCCTTTGAGAAGCCACCACATGAGAAGCCACCATATGAAAAACCACCACACGAGAAGCCACCCCATCAGGAGGAGCAAGTAGAGAAGGTTGAGGTTAATGGGTACTACAAGCCACCACAACACCATCAGCCTCGTCCTTACAAGCCACCgtatggaggtggtggacacgGCGGTCACCACCCTCCAGCGGAGAATGAGCAGACTGACGGTTACTACAAACCACATCCACACCCACCTCATCACGGCCACTGGCCTCCAACTGCCAACTAA
- the LOC107637285 gene encoding probably inactive leucine-rich repeat receptor-like protein kinase At5g48380, with product MKQGSMSPKTRMGITITILIFTQILLCIHATETDIFCLKSIKDSLEDPYNFLASWDFNNKTEGVICNFVGVSCWNPNENRVLGIDLSNMRLKGQFPRGLHNCTSLTALDLSSNSLWAPLPSDIHTLLPFAVSIDLSNNNFSGQIPPSLASCTYLNVLKLDGNMLTGGIPGQLAALPRIRTLSFDNNRLSGEVPNLAYGSVSVSYAKNRGLCGGPLEPCSFDGGGGLIIMDQSFKDGLFVGFASSFSFLLACIFFLSNSYWAKLLKWIKHNKGVELVKYVCSIITGRKLGIEADQMPQLQEKGSQKIALLLERLTSTMKFEELNDATDGFSINNAIGFGKMGIMYKGTLANGWHLAIKKLTDSQQFGRQVLIEIRILGKLRHRNIVPLLGFCIENDERILVYPYFSNGRLSKWLHPLETEAMILTWPQRINIALGVARALSWLHHLCNLHVVHLNICSRSILLDKNFEPK from the exons ATGAAGCAAGGAAGTATGAGTCCTAAAACAAGAATGGGAATTACTATTACTATTCTCATCTTCACCCAAATCTTGCTCTGCATTCATGCTACTGAAACAGATATATTCTGTTTAAAATCCATCAAGGATTCCTTGGAAGATCCATATAATTTCTTAGCTAGCTGGGACTTCAACAACAAAACCGAAGGTGTTATTTGTAATTTTGTGGGTGTTAGTTGCTGGAATCCCAATGAAAACAGAGTGCTAGGAATCGACCTGTCAAACATGAGGCTGAAGGGCCAGTTTCCGCGGGGACTTCATAATTGCACTTCATTAACTGCCTTAGACCTTTCATCAAACAGCTTATGGGCACCTCTCCCCTCTGATATTCATACATTACTCCCTTTCGCTGTCTCCATTGATCTCTCCAATAACAACTTCAGCGGACAGATTCCACCATCTCTCGCTAGCTGCACTTACCTGAATGTTCTCAAGCTTGATGGCAACATGCTCACTGGTGGAATCCCGGGTCAACTTGCGGCGCTTCCCAGGATTCGAACACTGTCTTTTGACAACAATAGGTTGTCAGGGGAAGTGCCTAACTTGGCATATGGTTCGGTAAGTGTTAGCTATGCTAAGAATAGGGGGCTTTGTGGAGGGCCCTTGGAACCATGCTCCTTCGACGGAGGAGGAGGGCTTATTATCATGGACCAATCCTTCAAGGATGGCCTTTTTGTTGGTTTTGCATCATCGTTTAGTTTTCTTCTTGCGTGCATCTTTTTCCTTTCAAATAGTTACTGGGCAAAATTATTGAAGTGGATCAAACACAATAAAGGTGTAGAACTAGTCAAATATGTGTGTTCCATCATCACAGGGAGAAAGCTCGGAATAGAAGCTGATCAGATGCCTCAATTGCAGGAGAAAGGAAGCCAAAAG ATAGCTCTACTACTGGAAAGATTAACATCCACTATGAAGTTTGAAGAACTAAATGATGCAACGGACGGATTTTCTATAAACAATGCAATTGGGTTTGGAAAGATGGGAATAATGTACAAGGGAACATTGGCTAACGGTTGGCACCTAGCCATTAAGAAACTAACTGATTCTCAACAATTTGGGAGACAAGTTCTTATAGAAATAAGGATTCTAGGTAAGCTCCGACACAGAAACATAGTTCCCCTGCTTGGGTTCTGCATTGAAAACGATGAAAGGATTCTGGTGTACCCGTATTTCTCAAATGGAAGACTCTCGAAATGGTTGCACCCTTTGGAAACTGAGGCTATGATATTGACATGGCCACAGAGGATTAACATTGCACTAGGTGTGGCTAGAGCCTTATCTTGGCTCCATCATTTATGCAATCTGCATGTGGTGCACTTGAATATTTGTTCACGGAGTATCTTGCTAGATAAGAATTTTGAACCCAAGTGA